In a single window of the Longimicrobium sp. genome:
- a CDS encoding BamA/TamA family outer membrane protein, whose translation MAMLLAGVALLAGAPAAAQDTTVVAGPRYGAGPLHRTLWGGAYRDLWTTPVRVPVLNPDTFAGGLRVLEAGGGLATESLRMRGADGREYTFRSVNKTPERGLPPDLRDGPVESIAQDQVANKHPAAALVVEPLLTAVGLLHPRPALYVMPAHPFLGEFRRFAGRLGQVEVRPEDGEEGGTSFAGADRVVGTERLLERLEESPAERLDAREYLTARLMDVLLGDWDRHADQWRWAGYESGDRWRWRTVPRDRDNAFNDNRGLLLAPVRAAFPQLTRFGPRYDDVFGLVIHASDLDRRLLSELEWPAWDSAARFIQQRVTDEAIGQAVRRMPPEYQPLSAPGLSAILRARRDSLHSAARSFYEILASDVDVHATDQAERAEVDRRADGSVELRLYPSPGSNDPYFRRRFLAGETREVRVFLHGGDDHAAARGAAAPSIQVRLIGGGGDDVLADSSSAGARMTVLHDHGDDDRLLRGPGTVIDTREYDPDPPRSMFGNPPAPRDWGSSFAPVAPWAGWVTNVGPILGAGPVWTRYGFRRQPYARQLAVRGLYAPLESGLGVEALADFRRTSLPGTGLRLRAGARNFEVIRFHGLGNDSPEDEEVDYEAAHDELIAEAAWYGRMGRRASYSLGPVVRWRDPRGGHPLLEDVRGGDGLAQAGAAGDVVVDGRDTLPITHRGWWLRAGAAAYGADVGTFGGVDAEARAYLPLGPGPILALRAGGEVNAGRVPFQEAAFLGGYGSLRGYPFQRFAGDAAVFGTAELRQPLGQVRVLVRGRLGVFGFGEAGRVYVDDASPGDWNPSWGGGLWFESLGRVATLTWARGDGTQVYAGLGLPF comes from the coding sequence CGGGGGGCGGCCTGGCGACCGAGTCGCTTCGCATGCGTGGGGCAGACGGGCGGGAGTACACGTTCCGCTCGGTGAACAAGACGCCCGAGCGCGGCCTTCCGCCGGACCTGCGCGACGGGCCCGTCGAATCCATCGCCCAGGACCAGGTGGCCAACAAGCATCCCGCGGCCGCCCTGGTCGTCGAGCCGCTGCTGACCGCCGTGGGGCTGCTCCATCCCCGGCCGGCGCTGTACGTGATGCCCGCCCACCCCTTCCTGGGCGAGTTCCGCCGGTTCGCGGGTCGGCTGGGGCAGGTGGAGGTGCGGCCGGAAGACGGCGAGGAGGGCGGGACGTCGTTCGCCGGGGCGGACCGGGTGGTGGGCACGGAGCGGCTGCTGGAGCGGCTGGAAGAATCGCCCGCCGAGCGGCTGGACGCGCGCGAGTACCTGACGGCGCGGCTGATGGACGTGCTTCTGGGCGACTGGGACCGGCACGCCGACCAGTGGCGGTGGGCCGGGTACGAGAGCGGAGACCGGTGGCGCTGGCGCACCGTGCCGCGCGACCGCGACAACGCCTTCAACGACAACCGGGGGCTGCTGCTGGCCCCGGTGCGCGCCGCCTTCCCGCAGCTGACCCGCTTCGGACCGCGGTACGACGACGTCTTCGGCCTGGTGATCCACGCCTCGGACCTGGACCGCCGGCTGCTGTCGGAGCTGGAGTGGCCCGCGTGGGACTCGGCCGCGCGCTTCATCCAGCAGCGGGTGACGGACGAGGCGATCGGCCAGGCCGTCCGCCGCATGCCCCCCGAGTACCAGCCGCTGAGCGCCCCCGGCCTGTCGGCCATCCTGCGAGCCCGGCGCGACAGCCTGCACTCCGCCGCGCGCAGCTTCTACGAGATCCTGGCGAGCGACGTGGACGTCCACGCCACCGACCAGGCGGAGCGCGCCGAGGTGGACCGGCGCGCCGACGGCTCGGTGGAGCTGCGCCTGTATCCCTCCCCCGGGTCGAACGATCCGTACTTCCGCCGCCGCTTCCTCGCCGGCGAGACGCGCGAGGTCCGCGTGTTCCTGCACGGCGGCGACGACCACGCGGCGGCGCGGGGAGCGGCGGCGCCTTCCATCCAGGTGCGGCTCATCGGCGGCGGGGGCGACGACGTGCTCGCCGACTCGTCGAGCGCCGGGGCGCGGATGACGGTGCTTCACGACCATGGCGACGACGACCGGCTGCTGCGGGGCCCGGGGACGGTGATCGACACGCGGGAGTACGATCCCGATCCCCCGCGGTCGATGTTCGGCAACCCGCCGGCCCCCCGCGACTGGGGCTCTTCCTTCGCCCCGGTGGCGCCCTGGGCGGGGTGGGTGACCAACGTGGGACCCATCCTGGGCGCCGGTCCCGTGTGGACCCGCTACGGGTTCCGCCGCCAGCCGTACGCGCGGCAGCTGGCGGTCCGGGGGCTGTACGCGCCGCTGGAGAGCGGGTTGGGGGTGGAGGCGCTGGCGGACTTCCGCCGCACGTCCCTTCCCGGCACGGGCCTCCGCCTTCGCGCGGGAGCGCGCAACTTCGAGGTGATCCGCTTCCACGGCCTGGGCAACGACTCGCCGGAGGACGAGGAGGTGGACTACGAGGCCGCCCACGACGAGCTGATCGCCGAAGCCGCGTGGTACGGTCGGATGGGCCGGCGCGCGTCGTACTCGCTGGGGCCGGTGGTGCGCTGGCGCGACCCTCGTGGCGGCCACCCCCTGCTGGAGGACGTGCGCGGCGGGGATGGACTGGCGCAGGCCGGCGCGGCGGGGGACGTGGTGGTGGACGGGCGCGACACGCTGCCCATCACCCATCGCGGCTGGTGGCTGCGCGCGGGTGCCGCGGCGTACGGGGCCGACGTGGGCACCTTCGGCGGGGTGGACGCCGAGGCGCGGGCCTACCTGCCGCTGGGGCCCGGCCCCATCCTGGCGCTGCGGGCCGGCGGCGAGGTGAACGCCGGCCGGGTGCCCTTCCAGGAGGCGGCGTTCCTGGGGGGATACGGGTCGCTCCGGGGCTACCCCTTCCAGCGGTTCGCCGGCGACGCGGCCGTTTTCGGCACGGCCGAGCTGCGGCAGCCGCTGGGCCAGGTGCGGGTGCTGGTCCGCGGCCGGCTGGGGGTGTTCGGCTTCGGCGAGGCGGGGCGCGTGTACGTGGACGACGCCTCGCCGGGGGACTGGAACCCCTCGTGGGGCGGGGGGCTCTGGTTCGAATCGCTGGGCCGCGTGGCCACGCTCACCTGGGCGCGCGGGGACGGCACTCAGGTGTACGCCGGGCTCGGGCTGCCGTTCTAG
- the lepB gene encoding signal peptidase I, translated as MDHSRYDLPDDAPRPAPAQPPRAAAEAEHAMSTGRWVWEWTKAISTAILLFLAVRTFAVEAFKIPTGSMEGTLLIGDFLLVNKAVYGAEIPLTDRRLPAFANPTRGDVVVFLPPHDPHKNYVKRIVGMPGDTLEMRHKVLYRNGQPQDEPFARHTDPLGDPADPRMEWQLEFLTDPGQTYRTYRPSRDNWGPLWVPPGKFFALGDNRDRSEDSRYWGFLDATSIKGRPMFVYYSFQDDIAEQFDWLTGVRWARIGEVIH; from the coding sequence ATGGATCATTCCCGCTACGACCTGCCCGACGACGCGCCCCGACCGGCGCCGGCCCAGCCGCCCCGCGCGGCGGCCGAGGCCGAGCACGCCATGAGCACCGGGCGCTGGGTGTGGGAGTGGACCAAGGCCATCAGCACGGCCATCCTGCTCTTCCTGGCCGTGCGCACCTTTGCCGTGGAGGCCTTCAAGATCCCCACGGGGTCGATGGAGGGAACGCTGCTGATCGGCGACTTCCTGCTGGTGAACAAGGCCGTATACGGGGCCGAGATTCCCCTGACGGACCGGCGCCTGCCGGCCTTCGCAAACCCCACGCGCGGCGACGTGGTGGTGTTCCTGCCCCCGCACGACCCCCACAAGAACTACGTCAAGCGGATCGTGGGGATGCCCGGCGACACGCTGGAGATGCGCCACAAGGTGCTGTACCGCAACGGCCAGCCGCAGGACGAGCCGTTCGCGCGGCACACCGACCCGCTGGGCGACCCGGCCGACCCGCGCATGGAGTGGCAGCTGGAGTTCCTGACCGATCCCGGCCAGACCTACCGCACCTACCGTCCTTCGCGCGACAACTGGGGCCCGCTGTGGGTTCCGCCCGGAAAGTTCTTTGCCCTGGGCGACAACCGCGACCGGTCGGAAGACTCGCGCTACTGGGGGTTTCTGGACGCCACGTCCATCAAGGGCCGTCCCATGTTCGTGTACTACTCGTTCCAGGACGACATCGCCGAGCAGTTCGACTGGCTGACCGGCGTTCGCTGGGCGCGCATCGGCGAGGTCATCCACTAG